The Lysinibacter cavernae genome has a window encoding:
- the chvE gene encoding multiple monosaccharide ABC transporter substrate-binding protein — translation MSKHLSKKTTLLTFAAIGVTALTLSACSSGDSGGSTGGETKASADCNVGISMPTRSLERWINDGEQLQKQLQDAGCTVDLQYADNKTDQQISQIQNQVAGGSKILVIAAIDGEVLAPVLEEAKKQDATVIAYDRLINGTENVDYYATFDNYKVGQLQGAFIEDALSLKTATEPLNLEPFAGSPDDNNAKFFFSGAWDVLLPYVEKGTLVVPSGKSPKSDDDWASIGIQGWASDKAQAEMDNRLSSFYSGGEKVNVVLSPNDSLAIGIIASLKSAGYTPGDAYPVLTGQDADKANVKAILDGEQSMTVWKDTRALGDRVFTMIQEIVNGDEVEVNDTETYNNGKKTVPSYLLDPEVVVKDDVQSKLIDSGFLKASDVGL, via the coding sequence ATGTCTAAGCACTTGTCCAAAAAAACCACCCTTCTCACCTTCGCGGCGATCGGGGTCACAGCACTCACCCTCAGCGCGTGTTCATCCGGCGACAGCGGCGGATCAACCGGCGGTGAAACCAAGGCATCCGCCGATTGCAACGTCGGCATCTCGATGCCAACCCGCAGCCTCGAGCGCTGGATCAATGACGGCGAGCAGTTGCAGAAGCAGCTGCAGGACGCAGGCTGCACCGTCGACCTTCAGTACGCAGACAACAAGACCGACCAGCAGATCAGCCAGATCCAGAACCAGGTCGCCGGCGGCTCCAAGATCCTCGTGATCGCCGCCATCGACGGCGAGGTCCTCGCGCCGGTCCTCGAAGAGGCAAAGAAGCAGGACGCCACGGTTATTGCATACGACCGTCTCATCAACGGCACCGAAAATGTCGACTACTACGCAACGTTTGACAACTACAAGGTCGGGCAGCTGCAGGGTGCCTTCATCGAAGACGCGCTCAGCCTCAAGACGGCAACCGAGCCACTCAACCTTGAGCCATTTGCCGGTAGCCCCGACGACAACAACGCCAAGTTCTTCTTCTCCGGCGCGTGGGATGTCCTCCTTCCCTACGTAGAAAAGGGCACGCTCGTCGTTCCAAGCGGCAAGTCGCCGAAGTCAGACGACGACTGGGCCTCGATCGGTATCCAGGGCTGGGCATCAGATAAGGCGCAGGCCGAGATGGATAACCGCCTCTCGTCCTTCTACTCTGGCGGCGAAAAGGTCAACGTTGTGCTCTCGCCCAACGATTCACTCGCCATCGGAATCATCGCATCACTCAAGTCGGCCGGCTACACGCCTGGCGACGCCTACCCGGTTCTCACCGGACAGGACGCCGACAAGGCAAACGTCAAGGCCATCCTCGACGGTGAGCAGTCGATGACCGTGTGGAAAGACACCCGCGCGCTTGGCGACCGAGTCTTCACCATGATCCAGGAGATCGTGAACGGCGACGAGGTTGAGGTCAACGACACCGAAACCTACAACAACGGTAAGAAGACGGTTCCTTCGTACCTGCTCGACCCAGAGGTTGTTGTGAAGGATGACGTGCAGTCGAAGCTCATCGACTCCGGCTTCCTCAAGGCATCTGACGTAGGCCTCTAA
- the mmsB gene encoding multiple monosaccharide ABC transporter permease encodes MSTTTPVKRKIPKLSINLRQYGILAALAIIIILFQVLTNGRLLLPGNVNNLIQQNAYVLILAVGMVIVIIAGHIDLSVGSVVAMVGAVAAISMNQWGLPWWAAVILAIAVGAAVGAWQGFWVAFVGIPAFIVTLAGMLIFRGLTLVLLTGGTISGLPSEFTAIGAGWIPAYLGEVGGRDTLTLVLGVLAVGALIVQQLRTRATLHKLDLPREPLASFWTKNGIAGVAILAFAWLLSGYSGTPLILIILAVIILLYTFILNRTIFGRHVYAMGGNRFAAVMSGVKTRWVDFFIFVNMGVLAGLAGVVSTARAGGAVASAGQNYELDAIAAVFIGGAAVQGGVGTVVGAVIGGLVMGVLNMGLSILSVDAAWQMAIKGLVLLLAVAFDIFNKRRAGGR; translated from the coding sequence ATGAGTACAACAACCCCTGTAAAGCGCAAGATTCCAAAGCTGTCGATCAACCTGAGGCAGTACGGCATCCTCGCGGCGCTCGCGATCATCATCATCCTGTTTCAGGTGCTCACCAACGGCAGGCTGTTGCTTCCCGGCAACGTAAACAACCTCATTCAGCAGAACGCGTACGTGCTCATTCTTGCCGTCGGCATGGTGATCGTCATTATCGCCGGCCACATTGACCTTTCCGTTGGGTCGGTTGTTGCCATGGTTGGTGCCGTCGCCGCGATCAGTATGAACCAGTGGGGGCTCCCGTGGTGGGCAGCCGTAATCCTCGCGATTGCCGTTGGTGCCGCCGTCGGGGCCTGGCAGGGATTCTGGGTCGCCTTTGTCGGAATACCGGCGTTTATCGTGACGCTCGCGGGAATGCTCATCTTCAGAGGCCTCACCCTCGTCCTCCTTACCGGAGGAACCATCAGCGGCCTGCCAAGCGAGTTCACGGCCATCGGCGCCGGCTGGATTCCGGCCTACCTCGGCGAGGTAGGGGGACGAGACACCCTCACGCTGGTCCTTGGCGTGCTTGCCGTCGGAGCGCTCATCGTGCAGCAACTTCGCACGCGGGCAACCCTGCACAAGCTTGACCTTCCCCGCGAGCCGCTTGCGTCCTTCTGGACTAAAAACGGTATTGCCGGTGTCGCGATCCTCGCGTTTGCGTGGCTGCTGAGCGGCTACAGCGGAACACCCCTCATCCTCATCATCCTTGCCGTCATCATCCTGCTGTACACGTTCATCCTGAACCGCACCATCTTTGGTCGTCACGTGTACGCAATGGGTGGCAACCGCTTCGCCGCCGTCATGAGCGGTGTCAAGACCCGCTGGGTTGACTTCTTCATCTTCGTCAACATGGGCGTGCTTGCTGGCCTTGCCGGAGTGGTCTCGACCGCTCGTGCGGGTGGTGCCGTAGCATCGGCAGGTCAGAACTATGAGCTTGACGCCATTGCCGCCGTGTTCATCGGTGGTGCCGCCGTACAAGGTGGTGTCGGAACCGTTGTTGGTGCCGTCATTGGTGGTTTGGTCATGGGAGTGCTTAATATGGGACTGTCCATCTTGTCAGTGGATGCCGCGTGGCAGATGGCAATCAAGGGTCTCGTCCTGTTGCTCGCCGTTGCGTTTGACATCTTCAACAAGAGACGGGCTGGCGGACGCTAA
- a CDS encoding ROK family protein — MSNRGSNVDEVRRYNRSRILELVHRRGAVSRSELARETGLNRSTIADLVLSLIDAGLVLESGPDVHTSVGRPSPIVRPNPACVAFAVNPEQDAVTVGVVRMHGEVVERRRHEVDAPLNAAETVAAVARMIAAYRAELEPNVIVAGIGVAVPGLVRTADGVVRLAPHLHWVDEPFAELLAEATGIDRDRVSVANDASLGAAAECFFGVGRGVTDLIYLNGGASGIGGGVIANGLPLGGTGGYAGEFGHNLVTAPNGPEHATTGGSLEDEVNRRRLLDLMGFAAADPVVFESALLGSTDPAVRAEVERQVGILSIALRNAINVLNPEMVVLGGFLAALFAAAPEQLERQVREQTMHASYEGVRIVRAELGADLLLIAAADLPFGALIATPL, encoded by the coding sequence ATGAGTAATCGTGGCAGCAATGTTGACGAGGTTCGGCGGTATAACCGTTCGCGCATCCTTGAGCTGGTGCATCGACGTGGCGCCGTCTCGCGTTCAGAACTTGCTCGCGAGACCGGGCTGAACCGATCGACCATCGCCGACCTCGTGCTGTCGCTGATTGACGCGGGGCTTGTGCTCGAAAGTGGCCCAGATGTGCACACATCAGTTGGCCGCCCCTCGCCCATCGTGCGGCCAAACCCGGCCTGCGTCGCCTTTGCGGTGAATCCCGAACAGGACGCCGTGACGGTTGGCGTCGTACGAATGCACGGCGAAGTGGTCGAGCGCCGTCGCCACGAGGTGGATGCCCCGCTCAACGCGGCCGAAACCGTTGCGGCTGTCGCCCGGATGATCGCGGCCTACCGCGCCGAGCTTGAGCCAAACGTTATCGTGGCTGGCATCGGTGTTGCGGTGCCAGGCCTTGTCAGGACTGCCGACGGCGTTGTGAGGCTTGCCCCCCACCTCCACTGGGTTGACGAGCCGTTTGCCGAGCTTCTTGCCGAGGCGACCGGCATCGATCGCGATCGCGTCTCCGTGGCAAACGACGCAAGCCTTGGCGCAGCAGCAGAGTGTTTTTTTGGCGTTGGTCGGGGAGTAACCGACCTGATTTACCTCAATGGTGGCGCGAGTGGTATTGGTGGTGGCGTCATCGCCAATGGCCTTCCACTCGGCGGAACCGGCGGCTACGCTGGCGAGTTTGGGCACAACTTGGTGACCGCGCCAAACGGGCCAGAGCATGCCACAACGGGCGGCTCGCTCGAAGATGAGGTCAACCGCCGCCGCCTGCTCGACCTCATGGGATTCGCCGCCGCCGATCCCGTCGTCTTCGAGTCGGCCCTGCTCGGCTCGACCGATCCCGCCGTTCGGGCAGAGGTAGAGCGGCAGGTTGGCATCCTCAGCATCGCGCTGCGCAACGCAATTAACGTGCTGAACCCCGAGATGGTGGTTCTTGGTGGATTCCTGGCCGCGCTCTTTGCCGCGGCCCCCGAGCAGCTCGAGCGCCAGGTGCGCGAGCAGACCATGCATGCATCCTACGAGGGCGTGCGCATCGTGCGCGCCGAACTCGGCGCAGACCTGCTGTTGATCGCCGCGGCCGACCTGCCGTTCGGCGCGCTCATCGCGACGCCGCTGTAG
- a CDS encoding carbohydrate ABC transporter permease, whose amino-acid sequence MTKLLFVAPAAVYIVLFFGYPVVKNLTMSLQEYTTKTFFTGEAPWVGFANYTTVLTSSLFGPAFLNTALFTLGSIVGQFVIGLALASFFRRRFPLGGILRSLLLLPWLLPIIVSSATWRSILDQDGGILNRFLGGFGLDPVPWLTSPSVALISVIIVNIWVGIPFNVALLYGGLQEIPEELYEAGALDGATGWNAFWHITLPNLKPVISVVLVLGVVYTLKVLDIILGLTNGGPANSTQTLAVRSYQESFVNFEFGVGSAYSNILILVSLVFAVIYLRVNRRAVDE is encoded by the coding sequence GGCCGTGTACATCGTGCTGTTCTTTGGCTACCCGGTGGTCAAGAACCTCACGATGAGCCTGCAGGAATACACCACAAAGACCTTCTTTACCGGGGAGGCCCCCTGGGTGGGGTTCGCAAACTACACAACCGTGCTCACCAGCTCGTTGTTTGGCCCAGCGTTCCTGAACACCGCGCTCTTTACGCTCGGCTCCATCGTTGGGCAGTTTGTCATTGGGCTCGCACTCGCGTCGTTCTTTCGGCGACGCTTTCCGCTCGGAGGCATCCTCAGGTCGCTCCTCCTGCTCCCCTGGTTGCTGCCGATTATCGTTTCGAGCGCAACCTGGAGGTCGATTCTTGACCAGGATGGCGGCATCCTCAACCGTTTCCTTGGCGGGTTTGGTCTCGACCCCGTTCCGTGGCTCACAAGCCCCTCTGTTGCCCTCATCTCGGTGATCATCGTGAACATCTGGGTTGGTATCCCCTTCAACGTGGCGCTGCTCTACGGCGGCTTGCAGGAGATCCCTGAAGAGCTGTACGAAGCAGGAGCCCTCGACGGGGCAACCGGGTGGAACGCGTTTTGGCACATCACCCTGCCAAACCTCAAGCCGGTGATCAGCGTCGTGCTGGTCCTCGGGGTGGTCTACACGCTCAAGGTGCTCGACATCATCCTTGGCCTCACCAACGGCGGCCCAGCGAACTCAACCCAAACCCTCGCCGTGCGTTCCTACCAGGAATCGTTTGTGAACTTCGAGTTTGGGGTTGGTTCTGCCTACAGCAACATCCTCATCCTGGTGTCGCTCGTATTTGCCGTGATCTACCTGCGCGTCAATCGCCGCGCCGTTGACGAGTAG
- a CDS encoding carbohydrate ABC transporter permease, whose product MSQTRLNTKATVQPTRSPAQARPKSRKQLGYTALGIALLAVMLFPVYWMVNASLQPSGNTLTATFFPWNPDFGGYEKAIADQGGNLITSLIIAVGTVILSLAIAAPAAYALAQFRFRWINIALLVIIISQMIPGIVIANALYSAYNDLGMLNSIPGLILADATHAIPFAILILRSSMMGIPPSIVEAARIDGAGLFRAFFSVVVPVSKNSLITAGLFSFLFSWSDFLFALTLTTTETVRPVTLGIYQYLGTQVSNWSAVMATAVLSSIPAIILLIIAQKYIAAGATGGAVK is encoded by the coding sequence ATGTCACAGACACGCCTCAACACGAAAGCGACGGTACAACCGACGCGTTCGCCCGCACAGGCCCGACCAAAATCACGCAAACAGCTCGGCTACACGGCGCTCGGTATCGCCCTGCTCGCCGTCATGCTGTTTCCCGTCTACTGGATGGTCAATGCGTCGCTGCAGCCGTCTGGAAACACGCTCACGGCGACGTTCTTTCCGTGGAACCCCGACTTTGGTGGCTACGAAAAGGCCATCGCCGACCAGGGCGGCAACCTCATCACAAGCCTGATCATCGCCGTCGGAACAGTGATACTGAGCCTTGCCATTGCGGCGCCGGCCGCCTACGCGCTCGCGCAGTTTCGATTCCGCTGGATCAACATCGCGTTGCTTGTCATCATCATTTCGCAGATGATTCCCGGCATCGTGATCGCCAACGCCCTGTACAGCGCGTACAACGATCTTGGGATGCTCAACTCGATACCAGGCCTCATCCTTGCGGATGCCACGCACGCGATCCCGTTTGCCATCCTCATCCTCAGGTCATCGATGATGGGTATCCCGCCCTCAATTGTTGAGGCGGCACGGATCGACGGGGCAGGGCTGTTCAGGGCCTTCTTCTCCGTTGTGGTGCCGGTGAGCAAAAACTCACTCATCACGGCCGGGCTGTTCAGCTTTCTGTTTTCGTGGAGCGATTTCCTCTTTGCGCTCACGCTCACCACCACGGAAACGGTGCGGCCGGTCACACTCGGCATCTATCAGTACCTCGGCACACAAGTGTCGAACTGGAGTGCCGTGATGGCGACGGCGGTGCTCTCGTCAATTCCGGCGATCATCCTGCTCATCATCGCCCAGAAATACATAGCTGCCGGGGCAACCGGCGGCGCCGTCAAATAG
- a CDS encoding Gfo/Idh/MocA family protein has translation MSAPLIAADEPIRVVLVGAGNMGKNWLRVLTASTDVVLVGLVDLDTKLAADALLEFGLTDVSVGSDVVEVATASAAQAVINVTVPVAHNPVNTGALFAGLPVLCEKPIAPTVSQALSIAATAEVAGQLLMTSQSRRYFRTLSEYRAVVAQLGAPGIVTTEFYKAPRFGGFRDEMANVLLIDMAIHAFDAVRFILGQDPVAVYCEEFNPAWSWYAGDAGATAIFELSGGTRYIYTGSWCSDGLETSWNGRWRVSAADGSALWDGEHSPVAERNDGSAVAADGSSFANDPEEIAGSLAEFVRSLRTGVVPSTEVHSNVLSLAMVEAAVRSSERKARVTIAEVLADALGDAIEHERNPDIRGALERMR, from the coding sequence ATGAGCGCACCCCTGATTGCTGCGGACGAGCCCATCAGGGTTGTGCTCGTTGGTGCTGGAAACATGGGCAAGAACTGGTTGCGAGTGCTCACGGCATCCACCGATGTGGTACTTGTTGGCCTCGTCGATCTTGACACGAAGCTGGCGGCGGATGCGCTGCTCGAGTTTGGGCTCACCGACGTCAGTGTTGGCAGCGATGTTGTTGAGGTCGCCACCGCGAGCGCGGCGCAGGCAGTGATCAACGTCACGGTGCCGGTCGCCCACAACCCGGTCAACACTGGCGCGCTCTTTGCCGGGTTGCCCGTGCTGTGCGAAAAGCCCATCGCCCCGACCGTCAGCCAGGCGCTGTCGATTGCCGCTACCGCGGAGGTCGCGGGGCAGCTGCTCATGACGAGCCAGTCGAGGCGCTATTTTCGGACGCTCTCGGAGTATCGGGCGGTTGTTGCCCAGCTTGGCGCCCCCGGTATCGTGACCACCGAGTTTTACAAAGCGCCGCGGTTTGGCGGCTTTCGCGACGAGATGGCAAACGTGCTGCTCATCGACATGGCCATCCATGCCTTCGATGCCGTGCGATTCATACTCGGCCAGGACCCCGTCGCCGTGTACTGCGAAGAGTTCAACCCCGCGTGGAGTTGGTATGCGGGCGATGCGGGCGCGACAGCGATCTTCGAGCTCAGCGGAGGAACGCGCTACATCTACACGGGCAGCTGGTGCAGCGACGGCCTCGAAACCTCGTGGAACGGCCGCTGGAGGGTCAGCGCCGCTGATGGAAGCGCACTGTGGGATGGCGAGCATTCGCCAGTCGCCGAGCGCAACGACGGTTCGGCGGTTGCTGCGGACGGGTCGTCGTTTGCCAACGACCCAGAGGAGATCGCAGGATCCCTCGCCGAATTCGTTCGCTCCCTCCGCACCGGCGTTGTGCCGTCAACAGAGGTGCACAGCAACGTGCTGAGCCTCGCGATGGTCGAGGCTGCGGTGCGTTCCTCTGAGCGCAAAGCCCGCGTGACCATCGCGGAGGTGCTTGCGGATGCGCTGGGCGACGCGATCGAGCACGAGCGCAACCCCGACATCCGTGGTGCACTCGAGCGGATGCGTTAG
- the mmsA gene encoding multiple monosaccharide ABC transporter ATP-binding protein: MEQSVILKMNDIGKDFSGVKALDGVSIEVMRGQVHAICGENGAGKSTLMKVLSGVYPAGSFDGSIEFEGKTVSYRNINDSEADGIVIIHQELALSPYLSIAENIFLGNEIAKRGIIDWNKTNREAALLLARVGLAENPATKILELGVGKQQLVEIAKALSKQVKLLILDEPTAALNDEDSAHLLSLIDHLREQGITCIIISHKLKEIKRIANTVTVIRDGKTIETIDMAGEDATEARIIRSMVGRDLNNLFPPRDPKIGEEVLRVENWTVYHPVDTTRKVVDDASFSVKAGEIVGFAGLMGAGRTELAMSLFGRSYGTNISGKVFKNGTEIQMRSVDEAIKNGFAYATEDRKKYGLNLIGDITVNISAAALAKLAKNGVIDKHREYKVADSYRQKMNIKAPSVAAITGKLSGGNQQKVVLSKWIFTGPDVLILDEPTRGIDVGAKYEIYGIINELAAQGKAVVVISSELPELLGLSDRIYAISEGRLTGEVAREDATQEQLMHYMTAGKD; the protein is encoded by the coding sequence ATGGAACAATCAGTCATCCTGAAGATGAACGACATCGGCAAGGATTTTTCCGGGGTTAAAGCGCTCGACGGCGTATCGATCGAAGTCATGCGTGGGCAGGTTCACGCCATCTGTGGCGAGAACGGTGCCGGAAAATCGACACTCATGAAGGTGCTGAGCGGGGTCTACCCTGCTGGGTCGTTTGACGGCAGCATCGAGTTTGAAGGCAAGACGGTCTCGTACCGCAACATCAATGACAGCGAGGCCGACGGCATCGTGATCATTCACCAGGAGCTCGCGCTGAGCCCCTACCTCTCTATTGCAGAGAACATTTTCTTGGGCAACGAGATTGCCAAGCGTGGCATCATCGACTGGAACAAGACCAACAGGGAAGCCGCGCTCTTGCTGGCGCGGGTTGGCCTCGCTGAGAATCCGGCCACGAAAATCCTCGAGCTTGGTGTTGGTAAGCAGCAGCTGGTTGAGATTGCAAAGGCGCTCTCCAAACAGGTGAAGCTGCTTATCCTTGACGAGCCAACCGCCGCCCTCAACGATGAGGATTCCGCGCACCTGCTGAGCCTCATCGATCACTTGCGCGAGCAGGGCATCACGTGCATCATCATCTCGCATAAGCTCAAAGAGATTAAGCGCATCGCCAACACCGTGACGGTTATTCGTGACGGAAAAACGATCGAGACGATCGACATGGCTGGCGAGGATGCAACAGAGGCCCGCATCATTCGTTCAATGGTTGGCCGCGACCTCAACAACCTCTTTCCTCCGCGGGACCCAAAAATCGGCGAAGAAGTGCTGCGCGTTGAGAACTGGACCGTGTACCACCCCGTCGACACCACCAGAAAGGTGGTCGACGATGCCTCGTTCTCGGTGAAGGCCGGCGAGATCGTTGGCTTCGCCGGTCTGATGGGGGCAGGGCGCACCGAGCTTGCGATGAGCCTGTTTGGACGCTCCTACGGAACCAACATCTCGGGAAAAGTGTTTAAGAACGGCACCGAAATCCAGATGCGATCGGTTGACGAAGCAATCAAGAACGGCTTTGCCTATGCGACTGAGGACCGCAAGAAATATGGCCTCAACCTCATTGGCGATATCACCGTGAATATTTCGGCCGCGGCCCTCGCCAAGCTCGCGAAGAACGGCGTGATCGATAAGCACCGCGAATACAAGGTTGCTGACTCGTACCGCCAGAAGATGAACATCAAGGCGCCAAGCGTTGCGGCGATCACCGGCAAACTGTCCGGCGGTAACCAGCAAAAGGTTGTGCTGTCGAAGTGGATTTTCACCGGTCCCGATGTGCTCATCCTCGACGAACCGACACGAGGTATCGACGTCGGCGCAAAATACGAGATCTACGGCATCATCAACGAGCTTGCCGCCCAAGGCAAAGCCGTTGTTGTGATCTCTTCGGAGCTGCCAGAGCTGCTTGGCCTCTCCGACCGAATCTACGCAATTTCTGAAGGGCGCCTCACCGGAGAGGTCGCCCGCGAAGACGCAACCCAAGAACAACTCATGCACTACATGACCGCGGGAAAGGACTGA
- a CDS encoding ROK family transcriptional regulator — protein sequence MRQQAPPKLGIRGGTSNDQLRRYNLSMVMTLLHHASGCSRAELTQRTGLTRSTIAALVAELVDLGMAYEAEPETAVGRVGRPSLQVFPNPTIAAIAVAPDIDAITVGLVGLGGEVIRRIRFDTVRIQTVSETVNVVKAIVEGMRGEIESGYSIAGVGIAVPGLVNASDGRVLIAPHLGWRDAGLASAMSKVLNYPVYAGNDASLGAIAESLFGAGQDMNDLVYLNGSASGIGGGIIINGVPLRGTSGYAGELGHTLVNSHGIRCHCGRIGCLETEVNMSRLLEVLGLPRADQDELDIALGVSRDPAVLAEVRRQIDFLSEAISNFVNMFDPESVILGGFLGSLLTVGRERLAEAVNIRSMSSAGHEVVIQRASLKSKLMLVGAAELAFAGLLDDPAGYARGGR from the coding sequence ATGCGCCAGCAGGCTCCACCGAAACTCGGCATACGCGGTGGCACAAGCAACGACCAGCTTCGGCGCTACAACCTGTCGATGGTGATGACTCTTCTGCATCACGCCTCCGGATGTTCCCGCGCGGAGCTCACCCAGCGAACCGGCCTCACCAGGTCAACAATCGCCGCCCTTGTGGCGGAGCTTGTTGACCTGGGGATGGCCTACGAGGCCGAGCCAGAGACGGCCGTCGGCCGCGTTGGTCGCCCAAGTTTGCAGGTGTTTCCAAACCCTACAATCGCCGCCATCGCGGTGGCTCCCGACATCGATGCCATCACGGTTGGTCTTGTTGGGCTCGGGGGCGAAGTTATCCGGCGCATCCGCTTTGACACGGTGCGCATCCAGACGGTGAGCGAGACGGTCAACGTGGTCAAGGCCATCGTTGAGGGGATGCGCGGCGAGATTGAGTCTGGCTACAGCATCGCCGGTGTTGGCATTGCCGTGCCAGGGCTGGTGAACGCATCGGACGGGCGCGTGCTCATCGCCCCGCACCTTGGCTGGCGCGATGCCGGCCTCGCGAGCGCGATGTCAAAAGTGCTCAACTACCCGGTGTATGCCGGCAACGATGCGAGCCTTGGCGCGATTGCCGAGAGCCTCTTTGGTGCTGGCCAGGACATGAACGACCTCGTGTATCTCAACGGAAGCGCGAGCGGCATTGGTGGTGGCATCATTATCAACGGTGTTCCCCTTCGCGGCACGAGCGGGTATGCAGGGGAGCTTGGGCACACGCTGGTGAACAGCCACGGCATCCGCTGCCATTGCGGCCGTATCGGCTGCCTTGAGACCGAAGTAAACATGAGTCGGCTGCTTGAGGTGCTTGGGTTGCCGCGCGCCGACCAAGACGAGCTCGACATTGCGCTTGGCGTCTCGCGCGATCCGGCCGTGCTTGCCGAGGTTCGTCGGCAAATCGATTTCCTGTCTGAGGCCATTTCTAATTTTGTGAACATGTTTGACCCTGAGTCCGTCATCCTTGGTGGCTTTCTCGGATCGCTGTTGACGGTTGGCCGTGAGAGGCTTGCTGAGGCGGTCAATATTCGGTCAATGAGCAGCGCTGGGCACGAGGTGGTCATCCAGCGCGCGAGCCTCAAATCGAAGCTCATGCTTGTTGGTGCGGCAGAGCTCGCGTTTGCTGGGCTCCTCGACGATCCCGCTGGCTATGCAAGGGGTGGACGATGA
- a CDS encoding ThuA domain-containing protein has translation MTTSTSPLRVLVWGENRHEQLEPKIAEIYPTGMHNTIREGIEEHSERQVSVTTATLDDPEHGLTEEVLRNTDVLVWWGHAAHAEVEDAVVERVHRHVLAGMGLVVLHSGHWSKIFQKLMGTSCTLRWRSEEDREIVWTVDPTHPIAKGIPHPFIIPQQEMYGEFFDIPAPDEIVFLSTFSGGEVFRSGCTFRRGFGKIFFFSPGDQDYPVYYHDDVRKVIANGVAWAETVRPERTDPVLLRYETEDFYNGQGYRGALAR, from the coding sequence ATGACAACATCCACCTCCCCACTTCGCGTACTCGTGTGGGGCGAGAACCGCCACGAGCAACTCGAACCAAAGATCGCCGAGATCTACCCAACCGGCATGCACAACACCATCCGCGAGGGCATCGAAGAGCACTCGGAACGCCAGGTTTCTGTCACGACTGCGACGCTCGATGACCCCGAGCACGGCCTCACCGAAGAGGTACTGCGCAACACGGATGTGCTCGTCTGGTGGGGCCACGCCGCTCACGCCGAAGTTGAGGATGCCGTGGTCGAGCGCGTCCACCGACACGTTCTCGCCGGCATGGGCCTGGTTGTACTGCACTCTGGCCACTGGTCGAAGATCTTCCAGAAGCTCATGGGCACGTCGTGCACGCTTCGCTGGCGTTCGGAGGAGGACCGCGAGATCGTGTGGACCGTCGACCCGACGCATCCTATTGCCAAGGGCATCCCGCACCCCTTCATCATTCCTCAGCAAGAAATGTACGGGGAGTTCTTCGATATCCCGGCCCCCGACGAGATTGTGTTCCTGAGCACCTTCAGCGGCGGCGAAGTGTTCCGCAGCGGCTGCACGTTCCGGCGCGGGTTTGGCAAGATTTTCTTCTTCAGCCCCGGCGATCAGGACTACCCGGTGTACTACCACGACGACGTGCGGAAGGTCATCGCCAACGGCGTTGCCTGGGCCGAAACAGTTCGCCCAGAACGCACGGACCCCGTGCTGCTTCGCTACGAAACCGAAGACTTCTATAACGGCCAGGGCTACCGCGGGGCGCTCGCCCGATGA